One Camelus dromedarius isolate mCamDro1 chromosome 6, mCamDro1.pat, whole genome shotgun sequence genomic region harbors:
- the TBPL1 gene encoding TATA box-binding protein-like 1 isoform X1, producing METGERARLIIILVLQLILRVRRNRQQRCRRVLCRRPLFPRTRCHLNLRKIALEGANVIYKRDVGKVLMKLRKPRITATIWSSGKIICTGATSEEEAKFGARRLARSLQKLGFQVIFTDFKVVNVLAVCNMPFEIRLPEFTKNNRPHASYEPELHPAVCYRIKSLRATLQIFSTGSITVTGPNVKAVATAVEQIYPFVFESRKEIL from the exons ATGGAGACTGGGGAGCGCGCCCGCCTCATCATCATCCTTGTCCTCCAGCTTATCCTTCGCGTCCGCCGCAACCGGCAGCAGCGCTGCCGCCGCGTCCTCTGCCGCCGCCCACTCTTCCCACG AACAAGATGCCATTTGAACTTAAGGAAGATTGCTTTGGAGGGAGCAAATGTAATTTATAAGCGTGATGTTGGA aaagtATTAATGAAGCTTAGAAAACCTAGAATTACAGCTACAATTTGGTCCTCAGGAAAAATTATTTGCACTGGAGCAACAAG TGAAGAAGAAGCTAAATTTGGTGCCAGGCGTTTAGCCCGCAGTCTCCAGAAACTAGGATTTCAG GTAATATTTACAGATTTTAAGGTTGTTAATGTTTTGGCCGTGTGTAACATGCCATTTGAAATCCGTTTGCCAGAGTTCACAAAGAACAATAGACCTCATGCCAG TTACGAACCTGAACTTCATCCTGCTGTGTGCTACCGGATAAAATCTCTGAGAGCTACATTGCAGATTTTTTCAACGGGAAGTATCACAGTAACAG GGCCCAATGTAAAGGCTGTTGCTACTGCTGTGGAGCAGATTTACCCGTTTGTGTTCGAAAGCAggaaagaaattttataa
- the TBPL1 gene encoding TATA box-binding protein-like 1 isoform X2, with protein sequence MDADSDVALDILITNVVCVFRTRCHLNLRKIALEGANVIYKRDVGKVLMKLRKPRITATIWSSGKIICTGATSEEEAKFGARRLARSLQKLGFQVIFTDFKVVNVLAVCNMPFEIRLPEFTKNNRPHASYEPELHPAVCYRIKSLRATLQIFSTGSITVTGPNVKAVATAVEQIYPFVFESRKEIL encoded by the exons ATGGATGCTGACAGTGATGTTGCATTGGACATTCTAATTACAAATGTAGTCTGTGTTTTTAGAACAAGATGCCATTTGAACTTAAGGAAGATTGCTTTGGAGGGAGCAAATGTAATTTATAAGCGTGATGTTGGA aaagtATTAATGAAGCTTAGAAAACCTAGAATTACAGCTACAATTTGGTCCTCAGGAAAAATTATTTGCACTGGAGCAACAAG TGAAGAAGAAGCTAAATTTGGTGCCAGGCGTTTAGCCCGCAGTCTCCAGAAACTAGGATTTCAG GTAATATTTACAGATTTTAAGGTTGTTAATGTTTTGGCCGTGTGTAACATGCCATTTGAAATCCGTTTGCCAGAGTTCACAAAGAACAATAGACCTCATGCCAG TTACGAACCTGAACTTCATCCTGCTGTGTGCTACCGGATAAAATCTCTGAGAGCTACATTGCAGATTTTTTCAACGGGAAGTATCACAGTAACAG GGCCCAATGTAAAGGCTGTTGCTACTGCTGTGGAGCAGATTTACCCGTTTGTGTTCGAAAGCAggaaagaaattttataa